In Polyodon spathula isolate WHYD16114869_AA chromosome 11, ASM1765450v1, whole genome shotgun sequence, one genomic interval encodes:
- the LOC121323009 gene encoding enhancer of polycomb homolog 2-like, protein MSKLSFRARALDAAKPLPIYRSKDLPDLTDCVSINRAVPQMPTGMEKEEESEHHLQRAISAQQVFREKKESMVIPVPEAESNITYYDRLYKGEFKVPKQYIHIQPFSLDNEQPDYDMDSEDETLLNRLNRKMEIKPVQFETMIDRLEKASSNQLVTIQEAKLLLNEDDYLLKSVYDYWVRKRKNCRGPSLIPQIKQEKRDGSTNSDPYVAFRRRTEKMQTRKNRKNDEASYEKMLKLRREFSRTVTILEMIKRREKSKRELLHLTLEVVEKRYQLGDFGGEILNEVKIPRPEKSIYSTPISLHNGKHHKVLEFKIKHPHHISVKEDGHDFVRPKKKYLKKTKLDISYQQPHTEPLPAINKSDLKQYDFHSSDDEECLQALSPTSEPEEENDPDGSFAFRRKAVCQYHAPRLDQANSFPWEYPELAGLEELKYRHCLTALSIPRRCIGFARRRVGRGGRVILDRASSDQDHILKQLDPEMFNSIPSSSTSDCSTWTNASRTHSGNAMSLKEVLSNIKMCRLRCFQPQSTQIRDSGDGCNSSKLGQTVNNRQVTRASVALLNSSRNGISVIGGITEEQFQTHQQQLVQMQQQQLAQLQQKQQSQHSTRPAHPNSQVSGTSDCMSKTLDSASAHFAASAVVSAPGPGLSVSKDNRVHSSNINGVVQPSGQQQLFCGVEISTA, encoded by the exons ATGAGTAAACTCTCGTTCCGAGCGCGGGCGCTAGACGCCGCCAAACCTCTCCCTATCTACCGCAGCAAAGACCTCCCGGACCTCACTGACTGCGTCTCTATCAACCGGGCAGTGCCGCAGATGCCGACGGGGATGGAAAAAGAAGAGGAATCG GAACACCATTTACAACGAGCCATTTCAGCACAGCAGGTTTTCAGGGAGAAGAAAGAAAGCATGGTTATCCCAGTTCCAGAGGCAGAGAGTAACATCACCTACTACGATCGCCTCTACAAAGGAGAGTTTAAAGTCCCTAAACAGTACATTCATATTCAGC CATTCAGTCTCGATAATGAGCAACCAGATTATGATATGGACTCTGAAGATGAGACATTACTCAACAGGCTAAACAGGAAGATGGAAATTAAACCAGTTCAGTTTGAAACAATGATAGACAGGCTGGAGAAAGCCAGTTCAAACCAG CTTGTAACTATTCAAGAAGCAAAACTGCTACTAAATGAGGATGATTATCTTCTGAAGTCTGTATATGACTACTGGgtgagaaaaagaaagaactgcAGAGGGCCCTCTCTCATTCCCCAAATTAAACAGGAGAAGAGAGATGGATCGACCAACAGTGACCCCTATGTGGCCTTTCGAAGGAGAACAGAGAAGATGCAGACAAGAAAA AATCGGAAAAATGATGAAGCTTCTTATGAGAAGATGTTAAAATTAAGGCGGGAGTTCAGTAGGACAGTAACCATTCTAGAAATGATAAAAAGACGAGAAAAGTCTAAACGGGAATTGCTTCATCTTACATTGGAGGTTGTGGAGAAAAG ATATCAGTTGGGTGACTTTGGTGGTGAAATTCTGAATGAGGTGAAGATTCCTCGACCAGAGAAATCTATCTACAGCACTCCTATATCTCTTCATAACGGAAAGCACCACAAAGTTCTAGAATTTAAAATTAAG CATCCCCACCACATCTCAGTTAAGGAGGACGGTCATGATTTTGTCAGACCAAAGAAGAAATACCTGAAGAAAACTAAACTGGACATTTCATACCAACAGCCTCACACTGAGCCACTACCTGCGATTAATAAGAGTGACTTAAAACAGTATGACTTCCATAGCTCAGATGATGAGGAATGTCTACAG gcTTTATCACCTACATCAGAGCCAGAAGAAGAAAATGACCCAGATGGTTCTTTTGCTTTCAGAAGGAAAGCTGTGTGCCAATACCATGCT CCTCGTTTGGACCAAGCTAACAGTTTCCCCTGGGAGTACCCTGAACTTGCAGGGTTAGAAGAGTTAAAATACAGGCACTGCCTCACAGCCCTCTCAATTCCCAGGAGATGTATAGGGTTTGCGAGGCGGCGCGTTGGACGAGGAGGCAG GGTAATTTTGGACCGAGCATCGTCTGATCAAGACCACATTCTTAAGCAGTTGGACCCTGAAATGTTTAACTCCATTCCCAGTAGTTCAACCTCAGACTGTTCCACATGGACCAATGCTTCCAGAACACATTCTGGGAATGCAATGTCACTTAAGGAAGTTTTAAGCAATATTAAAATGTGCCGGTTGCGGTGTTTTCAGCCACAGTCTACACAAATTCGGGACAGTGGAGATGGTTGTAATTCTAGTAAATTGGGACAGACTGTGAATAACAGACAAGTAACCAGAGCGTCTGTTGCACTGTTGAACTCTAGCAGGAATGGAATTTCGG TTATAGGTGGCATTACAGAAGAGCAGTTTCAGACACATCAACAGCAGCTGGTTCagatgcagcaacagcagctggcACAACTCCAACAGAAACAGCAATCCCAGCATTCCACACGCCCAGCACATCCAAACTCGCAG gtATCTGGCACTTCAGACTGCATGTCAAAAACTCTGGATTCAGCAAGTGCCCATTTTGCTGCATCAGCTGTAGTCAGTGCCCCAGGTCCAGGACTCAGCGTGTCTAAGGACAACAGAGTTCACAGCAGCAACATCAATGGTGTCGTCCAGCCTTCAG GGCAACAACAGCTTTTCTGTGGTGTAGAGATCAGTACTGCCTAG